A stretch of Usitatibacter palustris DNA encodes these proteins:
- a CDS encoding transporter substrate-binding domain-containing protein, with amino-acid sequence MKLARIALALVAAATLFTTSARAELDDVKKAGVLKVAVPQDFPPFGTVGPDMKAVGYDIDVAELLAKELGVKVELVPVTSANRIPYLTTKKVDLVISSLGKNPDREKVIDFSSAYAPFFNGVFGPADQKVTKVEELAGKTIGVTRGAVEDLELSKVVPASATVKRYEDNNGTISAFLSGQVELVATGNVVAAAILAKNPPKRPEVKFLIKNSPCFVGLNKGEPKLLAAVNAAIAKAKTDGSLAKISQKWLGTGLPADL; translated from the coding sequence ATGAAGCTCGCACGCATCGCCCTCGCGCTGGTGGCCGCTGCCACCCTCTTCACCACTTCCGCCCGCGCTGAACTCGACGACGTCAAGAAAGCCGGCGTCCTCAAGGTCGCCGTTCCCCAGGACTTCCCGCCCTTCGGCACCGTCGGCCCCGACATGAAGGCCGTCGGCTACGACATCGACGTCGCCGAGCTCCTCGCCAAGGAACTCGGCGTGAAGGTGGAGCTGGTTCCGGTCACGAGTGCGAATCGCATCCCGTACCTCACGACGAAAAAGGTCGATCTCGTCATCTCTTCGCTCGGCAAGAACCCCGACCGCGAGAAGGTGATCGATTTCTCCAGCGCCTATGCGCCGTTCTTCAATGGCGTGTTCGGCCCGGCCGACCAGAAGGTCACGAAGGTCGAGGAGCTCGCCGGCAAGACGATCGGCGTCACGCGCGGCGCGGTGGAAGATCTCGAGCTCTCGAAGGTCGTACCGGCGTCGGCAACGGTGAAGCGCTACGAAGACAACAACGGCACGATCTCCGCGTTCCTCTCCGGCCAGGTCGAGCTCGTCGCGACCGGCAACGTCGTTGCCGCGGCGATCCTCGCGAAGAACCCGCCCAAGCGTCCCGAGGTGAAGTTCCTCATCAAGAACTCGCCGTGCTTCGTGGGCCTCAACAAGGGTGAGCCGAAGCTGCTCGCCGCGGTGAACGCCGCGATCGCGAAGGCGAAGACCGACGGGTCGCTCGCGAAGATCTCGCAGAAGTGGCTGGGAACGGGACTGCCGGCCGACCTGTAG
- a CDS encoding amino acid ABC transporter ATP-binding protein, whose protein sequence is MALISIEGLRKRFGTNEVLKGVDLEIEAGEVIAIIGKSGSGKSTLLRCMNGLEAYQAGKITVENAPVTQDETDLRSLRLRVGMIFQQFNLFPHLSAGRNVMLAPMTVKGTKEADARAIAEKVLARVGLEQKFDAFPEQLSGGQQQRVAIARALAMEPRALLCDEITSALDPELVNEVLQVVKGLAQDGMTLAMVTHEMRFARDVCDRVVFMHLGQVHEIGPPGEVFANPRTPELQQFLGQVQ, encoded by the coding sequence GTGGCTCTCATCTCCATTGAAGGGTTGCGCAAGCGCTTCGGGACCAACGAAGTGCTGAAGGGGGTCGATCTCGAGATCGAGGCCGGCGAGGTGATCGCAATCATCGGGAAAAGCGGTTCGGGCAAGAGCACGTTGCTTCGCTGCATGAACGGGCTCGAGGCCTACCAGGCGGGTAAGATCACGGTCGAGAACGCGCCGGTCACGCAGGACGAGACGGATCTTCGCTCGCTGCGCCTGCGCGTCGGGATGATCTTCCAGCAGTTCAACCTCTTCCCGCACCTTTCCGCCGGACGCAATGTGATGCTTGCACCCATGACCGTGAAGGGCACCAAGGAAGCCGATGCGCGCGCCATCGCCGAGAAGGTGCTCGCGCGCGTGGGCCTCGAGCAGAAGTTCGATGCGTTTCCCGAGCAGCTCTCCGGCGGGCAGCAGCAGCGCGTGGCGATTGCGCGGGCGCTGGCGATGGAGCCGCGTGCACTGCTCTGCGACGAGATCACCTCGGCCCTCGATCCGGAACTCGTGAACGAGGTGCTGCAGGTCGTGAAGGGCCTCGCGCAGGACGGCATGACGCTCGCGATGGTCACGCACGAAATGCGCTTCGCGCGCGACGTGTGCGACCGCGTGGTGTTCATGCACCTGGGGCAGGTCCACGAGATCGGGCCGCCCGGTGAGGTCTTCGCGAACCCGCGAACGCCGGAGCTTCAGCAATTCCTCGGCCAGGTTCAGTGA
- a CDS encoding DUF2188 domain-containing protein, whose product MARKAQVAVEPREGGRWAVQTDGTTRADSLHDRKTEAISRGKELAGNKRTELLIKNENGQISAKHSYGNDPRGRG is encoded by the coding sequence ATGGCACGCAAAGCCCAGGTAGCTGTTGAACCCCGCGAGGGTGGCCGTTGGGCCGTCCAGACCGACGGAACCACGCGCGCGGATTCCCTGCACGATCGCAAGACCGAAGCCATCTCGCGCGGCAAGGAGCTCGCGGGCAACAAGCGCACGGAGCTCCTGATCAAGAACGAAAACGGGCAGATCTCCGCCAAGCACAGCTACGGAAACGATCCGCGCGGCAGGGGCTGA
- a CDS encoding rhodanese-like domain-containing protein, with protein MARILVFTAMIVLITSANAQENLRNPLIDYGAFSRNVAEVEALRETRRLTEEEFLKMAREPGTVVLDARSERLYRLRHVQGAVNLTFPEFTVDTLAKVIPTKQTRVLIYCNNNFVGAPDSMPAKEVASALNVSTYVSLYAYGYRNIYELGPAVDVAKSRLAFAGTEIVR; from the coding sequence ATGGCTCGCATCCTCGTTTTCACCGCGATGATCGTCCTGATCACCAGCGCGAATGCCCAGGAGAATCTGCGTAACCCCTTGATCGACTACGGAGCTTTCTCGCGGAACGTCGCGGAAGTCGAGGCATTGCGGGAGACGCGCCGCCTCACCGAGGAAGAATTCCTGAAGATGGCCCGGGAGCCCGGAACCGTGGTGCTCGATGCCCGGAGCGAGCGGCTCTATCGGTTGCGCCACGTCCAGGGTGCCGTGAACCTCACATTCCCGGAGTTCACGGTGGACACGCTCGCGAAAGTCATTCCCACGAAGCAGACGCGGGTGCTCATCTACTGCAACAACAACTTCGTGGGCGCTCCGGACTCGATGCCGGCCAAGGAGGTTGCCTCCGCGCTCAACGTGTCGACTTACGTTTCCCTTTACGCGTACGGCTATCGGAACATCTATGAGCTCGGTCCGGCCGTGGACGTGGCGAAGTCGCGCCTCGCGTTCGCGGGGACGGAGATCGTACGGTAG
- a CDS encoding allantoate amidohydrolase, with product MTFGERILERAECLAAFTEDEGRLTRTYLTPMHRKAGEQIAAWMREAGMQASFDALGNVVGRYEGATADAPVVLTGSHMDTVVDAGRYDGVFGILTAIECVADLAKRGKRLPFAFEVAAFGDEEGVRFGVTMIGSRAFAGRFRPEMLEARDKDGVSLREALTAFGGNPDEIPGLARKGIAAFVESHIEQGPVLLDDNLSVGVVTSIAGSYRVKAKVTGLAGHAGTVRMPGRRDALMAAAEMALAVEAHCAAQPHELVGTVGKLAVAGGGATNVIPGSVEFTVDLRSGDDAVRRRALRELEDKLFAVAKRRSVALEWNPFFELQAMPCDPRMQAALAASIDAQGIRVRHLPSGAGHDAMELAHVAPMAMLFVRCGNGGISHHPSETLAASDADIATSVLLHFLESYVP from the coding sequence GTGACGTTCGGCGAGCGCATCCTCGAGCGGGCCGAGTGTCTCGCTGCCTTCACGGAGGATGAGGGGCGGCTCACGCGCACGTATCTCACTCCGATGCATCGCAAGGCGGGCGAGCAGATCGCGGCGTGGATGCGCGAGGCGGGGATGCAGGCGTCGTTCGATGCGCTTGGGAATGTCGTCGGCCGCTACGAGGGCGCGACGGCCGATGCGCCCGTGGTCCTCACCGGCTCGCACATGGATACCGTGGTCGATGCCGGTCGTTATGACGGGGTCTTCGGGATTCTCACGGCGATCGAATGCGTGGCGGACCTCGCCAAACGCGGCAAGCGCCTGCCCTTCGCATTTGAAGTCGCCGCGTTCGGTGACGAGGAAGGGGTCCGCTTCGGCGTCACGATGATCGGCAGCCGCGCATTCGCCGGGCGCTTCCGGCCGGAGATGCTGGAGGCTCGCGACAAGGACGGCGTATCGCTTCGCGAAGCGCTCACTGCATTCGGCGGCAATCCGGACGAGATTCCTGGCCTCGCCCGCAAGGGCATCGCGGCGTTCGTCGAATCGCACATCGAACAGGGTCCGGTGCTCCTCGACGACAATCTTTCAGTGGGCGTTGTGACATCGATCGCCGGGAGTTACCGCGTCAAGGCGAAGGTCACCGGGCTCGCGGGCCACGCAGGCACCGTGCGGATGCCCGGGCGGCGCGATGCGCTCATGGCCGCGGCGGAGATGGCGCTTGCCGTCGAAGCGCATTGCGCGGCGCAACCCCACGAGCTGGTGGGCACTGTCGGAAAGCTTGCGGTCGCAGGCGGCGGTGCCACGAACGTGATTCCCGGTTCGGTCGAATTCACCGTGGATCTGCGCTCGGGCGACGACGCGGTGCGCCGCCGCGCGCTGCGCGAGCTGGAGGACAAGCTCTTCGCCGTCGCCAAGCGCCGCTCCGTGGCGCTCGAGTGGAATCCTTTCTTCGAGCTGCAGGCCATGCCTTGTGATCCGCGGATGCAGGCGGCGCTCGCAGCCAGCATCGATGCGCAAGGCATTCGCGTTCGCCACCTGCCGAGCGGCGCCGGCCACGACGCGATGGAGCTCGCCCACGTCGCGCCGATGGCAATGCTCTTCGTGCGCTGCGGCAACGGCGGCATCAGCCATCATCCGAGCGAAACGCTTGCCGCGTCGGATGCGGACATCGCCACCTCCGTCCTGCTCCATTTCCTCGAGAGCTACGTCCCATGA
- a CDS encoding winged helix-turn-helix domain-containing protein — protein sequence MLVSKAMPTDPSAAERAPAATYEFGPYRFEAASRSLFRAGEFVPLTPKVAETLLLLVEGAGRIVTKEELLEGVWPGVVVEEGGIANNISALRKVLDGDFDGDGAIATVARRGYRFAVDVRRADAGSPSSPAPAAAPAAAKTAPITERDTVLIADIENKTGDAVFDGTIRQALVLHLAQSPFLEIITDHKVHTVLKYMGKAGAPVVGDVALEVCQRTGSRAAITGSIFSLGDDYVIGLLAIDGNDGSILVTEQSRAHGKGEVLKAFDQAVVGLRAKLGESLASVKRFSAPFDDVATSSLEALKAYTLGRHQWLEHGEAAGKPHQLRAIELDPNFASAYSALSYACHNMGQTQEAVRYMTKAYELRERATERERMRLTASYFDVVVGDLNKALDAYRAWQGTYPRDATSVTNSGNLLMLLGRWEESFAVSQRGWTLEPLVVAASNVAIAQLALGRYEEARATLQDAAARGYTAFYLHLDAYQEAFLRGDPRDMHAHANAVAGREGEEDYLLAAQADTEAYHGRFERARDLTRRAVTSARRAGSLEMAALWEAEAALREVEIGNAARARIGAAAAQDITTGMYVHCWVGLVLARCGDSKGATELIERLDEAYPQQTVVQRYWIPSIRAAMAIANKDWKGAEHALEPAATIELGLCQPFEAGFMIPIWLRGLALMGAGRNDEAAREFLKIVARPGLIKNFVLFPLAQRMAAKALAAAGREDEAKPLREKFEAAWLNADVTLP from the coding sequence GTGCTAGTCTCCAAGGCCATGCCGACGGACCCTTCCGCGGCCGAACGAGCGCCCGCGGCGACCTACGAATTCGGCCCCTATCGCTTCGAAGCCGCCTCGCGGAGCCTCTTTCGCGCGGGTGAGTTCGTCCCGCTGACCCCGAAGGTCGCGGAGACCCTCCTTCTGTTGGTCGAAGGCGCCGGCCGGATCGTCACCAAGGAAGAGCTCCTCGAAGGCGTGTGGCCGGGCGTGGTCGTCGAGGAAGGCGGCATCGCGAACAACATCTCCGCGCTGCGCAAGGTGCTCGATGGCGACTTCGACGGCGATGGCGCGATCGCCACCGTGGCCCGGCGCGGGTATCGCTTCGCGGTGGACGTGCGCCGCGCCGATGCCGGCTCCCCGTCCTCGCCCGCTCCGGCCGCTGCTCCGGCTGCCGCGAAGACGGCCCCGATCACCGAACGCGATACCGTCCTCATCGCCGACATCGAGAACAAGACGGGCGACGCGGTCTTCGACGGCACGATCCGCCAGGCGCTCGTGCTGCACCTCGCGCAATCGCCCTTCCTCGAGATCATCACGGACCACAAGGTCCACACGGTGCTCAAATACATGGGCAAGGCGGGCGCGCCGGTCGTGGGCGACGTCGCGCTCGAGGTCTGCCAGCGCACCGGCAGCCGTGCGGCGATCACCGGTTCCATCTTCTCGCTCGGCGACGACTACGTGATCGGCCTGCTCGCCATCGACGGCAACGACGGCTCGATCCTCGTAACGGAGCAATCGCGCGCCCACGGCAAGGGCGAAGTGCTGAAGGCCTTCGACCAGGCCGTGGTGGGCCTGCGCGCCAAGCTCGGCGAGTCGCTCGCGTCGGTGAAGCGCTTCTCCGCGCCGTTCGACGACGTCGCCACCTCTTCGCTCGAAGCACTCAAGGCCTACACCCTCGGGCGCCACCAATGGCTCGAGCACGGCGAGGCGGCCGGCAAGCCCCACCAGTTGCGCGCGATCGAGCTCGATCCGAACTTCGCCTCGGCGTATTCGGCCTTGAGCTACGCCTGCCACAACATGGGCCAGACGCAGGAAGCCGTGCGCTACATGACGAAGGCCTATGAGCTCCGAGAGCGCGCGACGGAACGCGAGCGCATGCGGCTCACGGCGTCGTACTTCGACGTCGTCGTGGGTGATCTCAACAAGGCGCTCGATGCGTACCGCGCGTGGCAGGGGACCTACCCGCGCGACGCGACCTCCGTGACCAACAGCGGCAACCTGCTGATGCTGCTGGGCCGATGGGAGGAATCGTTCGCCGTCTCGCAGCGCGGCTGGACCCTCGAGCCGCTCGTCGTCGCAGCGAGCAACGTTGCGATCGCGCAGCTCGCCCTCGGGCGCTACGAGGAGGCCCGCGCGACGCTGCAGGACGCGGCCGCGCGCGGCTACACGGCGTTCTACCTGCACCTGGATGCGTACCAGGAGGCGTTCTTGCGCGGGGACCCGCGCGACATGCACGCGCATGCGAACGCGGTCGCGGGACGCGAGGGCGAAGAGGATTACCTGCTCGCCGCGCAAGCCGATACCGAGGCGTACCACGGACGCTTCGAGCGGGCGCGCGATCTCACGCGGCGCGCGGTCACCTCCGCACGGCGCGCGGGGTCGCTCGAGATGGCCGCCTTGTGGGAAGCCGAAGCGGCGCTGCGCGAAGTCGAGATCGGCAATGCGGCGCGCGCGCGCATCGGTGCGGCCGCCGCGCAGGACATCACGACCGGCATGTACGTGCACTGCTGGGTGGGCCTCGTGCTCGCGCGCTGCGGCGATTCGAAGGGCGCGACGGAACTCATCGAGCGGCTCGACGAGGCCTATCCGCAGCAAACGGTCGTGCAGCGCTACTGGATCCCGAGCATTCGCGCGGCGATGGCGATCGCGAACAAGGATTGGAAGGGCGCGGAGCACGCGCTCGAGCCGGCGGCCACGATCGAACTGGGCCTGTGCCAGCCGTTCGAGGCAGGCTTCATGATTCCCATTTGGTTGCGCGGACTCGCACTGATGGGCGCGGGCCGCAACGACGAAGCGGCGCGCGAATTCCTGAAGATCGTCGCGCGTCCCGGGCTCATCAAGAATTTCGTGCTCTTCCCGCTCGCGCAGCGCATGGCCGCGAAGGCACTCGCCGCTGCGGGCCGCGAGGATGAGGCCAAGCCCCTGCGCGAGAAGTTCGAGGCCGCTTGGCTGAACGCGGACGTCACCCTGCCCTGA
- a CDS encoding NADPH-dependent FMN reductase: protein MAPKFKVLVMVGSLRTGSFSRMTARALSRTTDALECEIAEIGMLPLYNEDLEKEGPPQDWIAFRDRVRASDAVLFVTPEYNRSIPGCLKNAIDVGSRPYGKSVFEKKPAGIVSISTGAVGGFGANHHLRQCLVFLDMPAMQGPEVYIANIAKYFDDQGKITVPETEELLRKFMAAFTTWIDANHLPRHARAA, encoded by the coding sequence ATGGCCCCGAAATTCAAGGTCCTCGTCATGGTAGGCAGCCTGCGAACCGGATCGTTCAGCCGCATGACGGCTCGGGCGCTCTCCCGCACCACGGACGCGCTCGAATGCGAGATTGCCGAGATCGGCATGCTCCCGCTCTACAACGAGGACCTCGAGAAAGAGGGGCCACCGCAGGATTGGATCGCGTTCCGCGATCGCGTCCGCGCATCGGATGCCGTCCTCTTCGTGACACCCGAATACAACCGCTCGATCCCGGGCTGCCTCAAGAATGCGATCGACGTGGGCTCGCGTCCCTACGGCAAGAGCGTGTTCGAGAAGAAGCCCGCGGGCATCGTGAGCATTTCCACGGGCGCCGTCGGCGGGTTCGGCGCGAATCACCACCTGCGCCAGTGCCTCGTCTTCCTCGACATGCCCGCGATGCAGGGGCCCGAGGTTTACATCGCCAACATCGCCAAGTACTTCGACGACCAGGGGAAGATCACCGTGCCCGAAACCGAGGAACTCCTGCGCAAGTTCATGGCGGCGTTCACGACGTGGATCGACGCGAACCACCTTCCGCGTCACGCGAGGGCCGCCTAG
- a CDS encoding amino acid ABC transporter permease, translated as MAYTFDFVDVFKYTDVLAKGVAFTAVLIGVGGTLGVAVGIFGAWARGYSRVKALDWIVGAYVELVRNTPFLIQLFFIFFGLPSLGVKLTELQAALIAMVFNLGAYSTEIIRAGIQAIPRGQLEAGASLAMSRIQVFRHVVLRPALQKIWPALSSQLVIVMFGSAVCSQIAVEELTFAANFIQSRNFRAFEVYFVATAVYLGLAILLRQLMRGIGAWFVFGRRAP; from the coding sequence ATGGCCTACACGTTCGATTTCGTCGACGTCTTCAAGTACACCGACGTCCTCGCGAAGGGAGTTGCGTTCACCGCCGTGCTGATCGGCGTGGGCGGGACTCTCGGCGTGGCGGTCGGGATATTCGGAGCGTGGGCGCGCGGCTACAGCCGGGTGAAGGCGCTGGACTGGATCGTGGGTGCGTACGTGGAGCTCGTGCGCAACACCCCGTTCCTCATCCAGCTCTTCTTCATCTTCTTCGGGCTGCCTTCGCTCGGCGTCAAGCTCACCGAGCTGCAGGCGGCCCTCATCGCGATGGTGTTCAACCTGGGCGCCTACTCCACCGAGATCATCCGCGCCGGCATCCAGGCCATTCCGCGCGGGCAGCTCGAGGCGGGGGCGAGCCTCGCAATGTCGCGCATCCAGGTCTTCCGGCACGTGGTGCTTCGGCCCGCGCTGCAGAAGATCTGGCCCGCGCTCTCGAGCCAGCTCGTGATCGTGATGTTCGGCTCGGCGGTGTGCTCGCAGATCGCGGTCGAGGAGCTGACCTTCGCGGCGAACTTCATCCAGTCGCGCAACTTCCGCGCGTTCGAGGTGTATTTCGTCGCCACGGCGGTCTACCTGGGGCTCGCGATCCTGCTGCGGCAGCTGATGCGCGGCATCGGCGCGTGGTTCGTCTTCGGGAGGCGTGCGCCATGA
- a CDS encoding ArgE/DapE family deacylase, giving the protein MTHATALDALVDARFDESVAFLRELVRMPSDTPPGDNAAHAEGTAKLLEALGFTVERHPIPADLVARRGMKSVTNLIVRHKFGPGPVIALNAHGDVVPPGEGWTKGPYEGVVDKGRMYGRGVAVSKSDFATYTFALDALRRAGHSHGTVELHFTYDEEMGGELGPGWLLAQGLSKPDYAIGAGFSYAVVTGHNGALHLEVTVRGEAAHAAMPETGVDALRASVDIIQALYSLRRGYATVRSAVEGIGSPTINVGLIEGGINTNVVPDKVRFSLDRRMIPEEDPETVEKALRETIFRAQAMHSKVRVDIRRILLARALKPRPGHEVLVKALQAEGQRVFGTAPPAVGVPLYTDARLYGEAGVPIVLFGAGPRTILEANAKRADENLVLDDLRKATKVVAGALATLLA; this is encoded by the coding sequence ATGACTCACGCCACGGCGCTCGATGCGCTGGTCGATGCCCGCTTCGATGAATCAGTCGCGTTCCTGCGCGAGCTGGTGCGCATGCCCAGCGACACGCCGCCCGGCGACAACGCCGCGCACGCGGAAGGCACCGCGAAGCTGCTCGAAGCGCTGGGCTTCACGGTCGAACGCCATCCCATTCCCGCGGATCTCGTCGCCCGGCGCGGGATGAAGTCCGTCACGAACCTGATCGTGCGTCACAAGTTCGGGCCGGGTCCCGTGATCGCCCTGAACGCGCACGGCGACGTGGTGCCGCCGGGCGAAGGCTGGACCAAGGGACCGTATGAAGGTGTCGTGGACAAGGGCCGCATGTATGGCCGCGGTGTCGCGGTCTCCAAGTCGGACTTCGCGACCTACACCTTCGCGCTCGATGCGCTTCGGCGCGCAGGGCACTCGCACGGCACCGTCGAGCTGCACTTCACGTATGACGAAGAAATGGGCGGCGAGCTGGGACCCGGGTGGCTTCTCGCCCAGGGCCTCAGCAAACCGGACTACGCCATCGGAGCCGGGTTCTCGTACGCCGTCGTCACCGGTCACAACGGCGCGCTGCATCTGGAAGTCACTGTGCGAGGCGAAGCCGCTCACGCCGCGATGCCGGAGACGGGAGTGGACGCGCTGCGTGCGTCCGTCGACATCATCCAGGCGCTCTACTCTCTGCGCCGCGGCTATGCGACGGTGCGCTCCGCCGTCGAGGGCATCGGTTCTCCCACGATCAACGTCGGCCTGATCGAAGGCGGCATCAACACCAACGTCGTGCCTGACAAGGTCCGCTTCTCGCTCGACCGCCGGATGATTCCCGAAGAGGATCCCGAAACCGTCGAGAAGGCGCTGCGCGAAACGATCTTCCGCGCGCAGGCGATGCACTCGAAGGTGCGCGTCGACATCCGGCGGATCCTGCTCGCGCGCGCGCTCAAGCCCCGGCCGGGTCACGAGGTGCTGGTGAAGGCGCTGCAGGCCGAGGGCCAGCGCGTCTTCGGTACCGCGCCGCCCGCCGTGGGCGTACCTCTCTATACGGATGCGCGGCTCTACGGCGAGGCGGGCGTGCCGATCGTGCTCTTCGGTGCCGGGCCGCGCACCATCCTCGAAGCCAACGCGAAGCGCGCGGACGAGAACCTGGTGCTCGACGACCTGAGGAAAGCGACGAAGGTCGTGGCCGGCGCGCTCGCGACGCTGCTCGCGTAG
- a CDS encoding GntR family transcriptional regulator: MPTSPEIAQRIVEAILSEKLAPGARLGEQPLADLFKVSRTLVREALTRLAARGIVTVNARRGWFVLEPSVAEAREAFEARQVIETGMLRQFKALPPESLKLLRGHIFREKQAIKSGDVGARSYLLGDFHVCLAETLGNSLLADTLRDLTARTTLISMLYQSSPQAEKSCREHEDIVAALAKGDAAKAERLMRAHIGAVEDGIDVSAAPDPLEKLRVALAPVAADKQQPLGRTRPRGRPRSAPHP; this comes from the coding sequence ATGCCCACCTCCCCCGAAATCGCGCAGCGCATCGTCGAGGCCATCCTCTCGGAGAAGCTGGCACCCGGCGCGCGCCTGGGCGAGCAGCCGCTCGCGGATCTCTTCAAGGTAAGCCGCACACTGGTGCGCGAGGCCCTCACGCGGCTGGCCGCACGCGGCATCGTCACCGTGAATGCGCGCCGCGGCTGGTTCGTGCTCGAGCCCTCGGTCGCGGAAGCGCGCGAAGCGTTCGAGGCGCGCCAGGTCATCGAGACGGGAATGCTCCGGCAATTCAAGGCGCTGCCCCCGGAAAGCCTGAAGCTCCTGCGCGGCCACATCTTCCGCGAGAAGCAGGCCATCAAGTCCGGCGATGTCGGCGCGCGCAGCTACCTCCTCGGCGATTTCCACGTCTGCCTCGCCGAGACGCTCGGCAACTCGCTGCTCGCCGACACCTTGCGAGACCTCACCGCGCGCACCACATTGATCTCGATGCTCTACCAGTCCTCGCCGCAGGCCGAGAAGTCCTGCCGCGAGCACGAAGACATCGTCGCCGCGCTCGCCAAGGGAGACGCCGCCAAGGCGGAACGTCTCATGCGCGCGCACATCGGCGCGGTGGAAGACGGCATCGACGTCTCCGCCGCACCCGACCCATTAGAGAAGCTGCGCGTGGCCCTGGCGCCCGTCGCAGCCGACAAGCAGCAACCCCTCGGCAGGACGAGACCACGCGGGCGCCCTCGAAGCGCTCCGCATCCTTGA
- a CDS encoding amino acid ABC transporter permease, producing MTEFTLWDIARNLLLAARWTIALSLTAFVLGGLVGLAVLFARVSKSKGLRYGAIGFIELFQGTPLLMQLFLAFFGLSLLGLQTSSWFAAALALTLWSAAFLAEIWRGCVESIARGQWEASSSLAMGYFQQMRYVILPQALRIAVAPTVGFSVQVVKGTALASIIGFVELSKASTMITNATFKPFTVYAVTALFYFALCWPLSAWSQRLERKLGGSHLH from the coding sequence ATGACCGAGTTCACCCTCTGGGACATCGCGCGCAACCTCCTGCTGGCGGCGCGCTGGACGATCGCGCTCTCGCTCACGGCCTTCGTCCTCGGAGGCCTCGTCGGGCTCGCGGTGCTGTTCGCGCGCGTTTCGAAGTCGAAGGGGCTTCGTTATGGCGCGATCGGCTTCATCGAGCTCTTCCAGGGCACGCCGCTGCTGATGCAGCTCTTCCTCGCGTTCTTCGGGCTCTCGCTGCTCGGCCTGCAGACCTCGTCGTGGTTCGCGGCCGCCCTCGCGCTGACACTCTGGAGCGCGGCGTTCCTCGCCGAGATCTGGCGCGGCTGCGTGGAGTCGATTGCGCGCGGGCAGTGGGAAGCCTCGTCGAGCCTCGCAATGGGCTACTTCCAGCAGATGCGCTACGTGATCCTGCCGCAGGCGCTGCGCATCGCGGTCGCGCCCACGGTCGGCTTCTCGGTGCAAGTGGTCAAGGGCACCGCACTCGCCTCGATCATCGGCTTCGTCGAGCTCTCCAAGGCGAGCACGATGATCACCAACGCCACGTTCAAGCCGTTCACCGTGTACGCGGTGACCGCCCTCTTCTACTTCGCGCTGTGCTGGCCGCTGTCGGCCTGGAGCCAGCGCCTCGAAAGGAAACTCGGTGGCTCTCATCTCCATTGA
- a CDS encoding BON domain-containing protein, with product MKNQFTIRNATLALALAAVGATSWAATQYLVIDPDTQEPAIIYRDEEPILLSGPNELTGEPVVIAEPIEGTPPSTENLAVPVVTPAPVAERQPPITIEERRLSTDERIQMEVMDKLAVATDISGKLGVESQDAVVTLSGYTLNGSQREKAGRYARSVEGVKYVQNDIRPQMSRW from the coding sequence ATGAAGAATCAATTCACGATCCGGAACGCCACCCTGGCCCTTGCACTGGCTGCCGTCGGGGCGACCTCCTGGGCTGCGACCCAATACCTCGTCATCGACCCTGACACGCAGGAGCCGGCGATCATCTATCGGGACGAGGAACCCATCCTGTTGAGTGGGCCGAACGAGTTGACCGGCGAGCCGGTCGTCATCGCCGAGCCCATCGAAGGCACGCCGCCCTCGACCGAGAACCTGGCCGTGCCCGTCGTGACGCCCGCGCCGGTTGCCGAGCGCCAGCCGCCCATCACGATCGAGGAGCGCCGCCTCTCAACCGACGAGCGCATCCAGATGGAAGTGATGGACAAGCTCGCCGTCGCGACGGACATCAGCGGCAAGCTCGGCGTCGAGTCGCAGGATGCCGTCGTCACCCTGTCGGGCTACACGCTCAACGGCAGCCAGCGCGAGAAGGCCGGCCGCTACGCGCGGAGCGTCGAGGGCGTGAAGTACGTGCAGAACGACATCCGCCCGCAGATGAGCCGCTGGTAA